The Chelatococcus sp. HY11 genome includes a window with the following:
- the phnL gene encoding phosphonate C-P lyase system protein PhnL has protein sequence MTTRIDVRALSKSFVLHTQGGVRIPVFANLDLKVHAGECVCLHGPSGAGKSTLLRSLYANYKPDSGEILVTHDGATVDLASAEPWRVVEVRRRTMGYVSQFLRVIPRVSTLDIVADPAQMRGVEREQAEARAGDLLSRLNIPRRLWSLAPATFSGGEQQRVNIARSFVIDYPILLLDEPTASLDAANRQTVIALIREAKARGTAVVGIFHDAEVRDAVADRLFEVAQFQRAA, from the coding sequence ATGACGACGAGAATAGATGTCAGGGCGCTCAGCAAGAGCTTCGTCCTACACACGCAGGGGGGCGTGCGAATACCTGTATTCGCCAATCTCGATCTGAAGGTTCATGCCGGTGAATGTGTGTGCCTGCACGGGCCGTCCGGCGCCGGCAAGTCGACGTTGCTGCGCTCGCTCTATGCCAATTACAAGCCGGACAGTGGCGAGATCCTGGTGACGCACGACGGCGCGACCGTCGATCTCGCCAGCGCCGAACCCTGGCGCGTGGTGGAGGTTCGGCGCCGCACGATGGGCTACGTCAGCCAGTTCCTGCGGGTCATTCCGCGTGTTTCCACACTCGACATTGTCGCTGATCCGGCGCAGATGCGCGGGGTCGAGCGCGAGCAGGCCGAAGCGCGTGCCGGCGATCTCCTTAGCCGGCTGAATATACCACGGCGGCTGTGGTCGCTGGCTCCGGCGACCTTCTCCGGTGGTGAGCAGCAGCGGGTCAATATCGCCCGCAGCTTCGTCATCGACTACCCCATCCTCCTGCTCGATGAGCCGACGGCCTCGCTCGATGCGGCCAATCGCCAGACCGTGATCGCCCTGATCCGCGAGGCCAAGGCGAGGGGCACCGCTGTCGTCGGCATCTTCCACGACGCGGAAGTGCGCGATGCCGTCGCTGATCGCCTGTTTGAAGTTGCACAGTTTCAGAGGGCTGCATGA
- a CDS encoding alpha-D-ribose 1-methylphosphonate 5-phosphate C-P-lyase PhnJ: MTSDYNFAYLDEQTKRMIRRTLLKALAIPGYQVPFGGREMPLAYGWGTGGIQVTASIIGPQDVLKVIDQGADDTTNAVSIRRFFERVADVATTESTTDATIIQTRHRIPEAPLVEGQILVYQVPQPEPLRRLEPRETETRKMHAYGEYGLMQVKLYEDIAQFGHIATTYDYPVIVNGRYLTAPSPIPKFDNPKMQDNPAIQLFGAGREKRIYAIPPYTSVKSLDFDDHPFTVQRWDGACALCGATDSYLDEVVLDDKGKRMFVCSDTDYCGQRRAAGHVGEQPDVADALASEVTP, translated from the coding sequence ATGACCAGCGACTACAACTTCGCCTATCTCGACGAGCAGACCAAGCGGATGATCCGGCGGACGCTTTTGAAGGCGCTTGCCATTCCCGGTTACCAGGTGCCGTTCGGTGGCCGCGAGATGCCGCTGGCCTATGGCTGGGGCACCGGCGGTATTCAGGTCACGGCCAGCATCATCGGGCCGCAGGACGTACTCAAGGTGATCGACCAGGGCGCCGACGACACCACGAATGCGGTGTCGATCCGCAGGTTCTTCGAGCGTGTCGCCGATGTCGCGACAACCGAATCGACAACGGACGCCACCATCATCCAGACACGCCACCGTATTCCGGAGGCCCCCTTGGTCGAGGGGCAGATCCTCGTCTACCAGGTGCCGCAGCCCGAGCCGCTCCGCCGGCTTGAGCCGCGCGAGACCGAGACGCGCAAGATGCACGCCTACGGCGAATACGGGCTGATGCAGGTGAAGCTCTACGAGGACATCGCTCAGTTCGGCCATATCGCGACGACCTACGACTATCCCGTCATCGTCAATGGTCGCTATCTCACCGCACCCTCGCCGATCCCGAAATTCGACAATCCCAAGATGCAGGACAATCCGGCGATTCAGCTCTTCGGCGCCGGTCGCGAAAAGCGCATCTACGCGATCCCGCCTTATACCAGCGTGAAGAGCCTCGATTTCGACGATCATCCCTTCACGGTCCAGCGCTGGGACGGCGCCTGCGCGCTCTGCGGCGCCACGGATAGCTACCTCGATGAGGTGGTGCTCGATGACAAGGGCAAGCGCATGTTCGTCTGCTCCGACACGGATTATTGCGGCCAGCGCCGGGCGGCAGGCCACGTCGGCGAGCAGCCGGATGTGGCCGATGCGCTCGCCTCGGAGGTGACGCCATGA
- a CDS encoding ABC transporter ATP-binding protein yields the protein MAERSTVRVEVEGLTLASAAGDILVNGVDLAVSSGEIVALVGESGSGKSLTALAILGLLPRGITRLRGRVRLNGIDVTDLAGPHAAVRGRQIAAIFQDPQASLDPRWTVGRYLAGQFRRYGATGRRAAETAAADMLARVGLGDPGRVMGAYPHELSGGMAQRVMIAGALAAGPQFLIADEPTTALDVTTQAQILDLLEDLQAETGLGVLLITHDLGVVAEMAQRVVVLYGGSVMETGEASDVLGASWHPYTQALLAAMPDLAQLEPPRPIPGSPGDRLAAGTGCPFQPRCRDAIPLCAQRPPSVVVSGSHRAACHRSEPRMPRSAGQALARPQGDAGESTGWLSTPNHPLPAVGASPGERRHVG from the coding sequence ATGGCCGAGCGCTCGACAGTGCGCGTCGAGGTCGAGGGGCTCACCCTCGCCTCGGCGGCCGGAGACATCCTCGTCAATGGTGTCGACCTTGCCGTGTCAAGCGGCGAGATCGTTGCCCTCGTCGGGGAGAGCGGCTCCGGCAAGAGCCTGACGGCGCTCGCCATTCTCGGCCTCCTGCCGCGTGGCATCACGCGGCTCCGCGGCCGGGTGCGTCTCAATGGTATTGACGTGACGGATCTGGCCGGCCCGCATGCGGCCGTGCGCGGGCGGCAGATCGCGGCCATCTTCCAGGATCCGCAGGCCTCGCTCGACCCACGCTGGACGGTGGGGCGCTATCTCGCCGGCCAGTTCCGGCGCTATGGCGCGACGGGCCGGCGCGCGGCCGAGACGGCTGCCGCCGACATGCTCGCGCGTGTCGGCCTTGGTGATCCCGGCCGCGTCATGGGCGCCTATCCGCATGAGCTCTCCGGCGGCATGGCCCAGCGGGTGATGATCGCCGGGGCGCTCGCCGCCGGACCGCAGTTCCTTATCGCCGACGAGCCGACGACCGCGCTCGACGTGACGACGCAGGCGCAGATCCTCGACCTTCTCGAAGATCTCCAGGCGGAGACGGGGCTCGGCGTCCTGCTCATCACCCACGATCTCGGCGTCGTCGCGGAGATGGCGCAACGCGTGGTCGTGCTCTATGGCGGCTCGGTGATGGAGACGGGGGAGGCGTCCGACGTGCTGGGCGCGTCCTGGCACCCCTACACCCAGGCGCTTCTGGCCGCGATGCCCGATCTCGCGCAGCTGGAACCGCCGCGTCCTATTCCCGGTTCGCCGGGCGATCGCCTTGCCGCCGGCACCGGCTGTCCCTTCCAGCCGCGCTGCCGGGACGCGATCCCGCTTTGCGCACAACGTCCGCCGTCGGTTGTCGTCAGCGGCAGCCATCGCGCGGCCTGCCATCGCAGTGAGCCGCGCATGCCGCGATCTGCCGGGCAGGCTTTGGCGCGGCCGCAGGGCGATGCCGGCGAGAGCACGGGTTGGCTGTCGACCCCGAACCATCCCTTGCCCGCTGTGGGCGCTTCGCCGGGGGAGCGCCGCCATGTCGGTTGA
- a CDS encoding DapH/DapD/GlmU-related protein, producing the protein MTKLSETALIHPTAAVKDSELGRYVEIGARCHVAFSRMGDYSYAVEGTQIAYADIGKFSNIAAHVRIYASMHPMDRASLHHFSYRSSWYFDGETDDADFFDWRADSRITIGHDTWIGHGAVVMPGVTIGTGAVVGSNAVVTRDIPDFAIAVGVPAKTIRQRFPDGVAQALLDLAWWDWPHERLHQALPDFRTMAAEDFIDKYK; encoded by the coding sequence ATGACCAAATTGTCCGAAACGGCGCTGATCCATCCGACCGCCGCGGTCAAGGACAGCGAACTGGGCCGTTATGTCGAGATCGGCGCCCGGTGCCATGTCGCGTTCTCGCGCATGGGTGACTATTCCTATGCTGTCGAGGGCACGCAGATCGCCTATGCGGATATTGGCAAGTTTTCCAATATCGCCGCGCATGTGCGCATCTACGCCAGCATGCATCCTATGGACCGGGCCTCCCTGCACCACTTTTCGTATCGGTCGAGCTGGTATTTCGACGGTGAGACCGACGATGCCGACTTCTTCGACTGGCGGGCGGACAGCCGCATCACGATCGGCCACGACACGTGGATCGGCCATGGCGCGGTCGTCATGCCGGGCGTGACGATCGGGACGGGCGCGGTTGTCGGCTCGAATGCGGTCGTGACGCGTGACATTCCCGATTTCGCGATCGCCGTCGGCGTGCCCGCGAAGACAATCCGCCAGCGGTTCCCCGATGGGGTGGCGCAAGCCTTGCTGGACCTTGCCTGGTGGGATTGGCCACACGAGAGATTGCATCAGGCGCTGCCCGATTTTCGCACCATGGCGGCTGAGGATTTCATAGATAAATACAAATAA
- a CDS encoding carbon-phosphorus lyase complex subunit PhnI, whose translation MYVAVKGGERAILNSHKLVAEERRGDPAIAELSLAQITEQFRLAVDRVMNEGSVYDPELAALALKQAQGDSVEAIFLLRAYRTTLPRIAVSRPIETAGMAVRRRISAAYKDMPGGQVLGPTYDYTHRLLDFALAAEGNEAPQAEKAETPLPETMLPVLDILAHEGLIEEEVADREGEPVFDVTRDPMSFPAGRDQRLQNLARGDEGFVLGLAYSTTRGYGGSHPFVGELRLGEVSVEIVPEELGFPIDIGEITVTECQMINQFKGSTEKPPQFTRGYGLSFGHCERKAMAMSLVDRALRCKELGEDALHPAQDDEFVLSHTDNVEAVGFVTHFKLPHYVDFQAELELVRKMRAEQARAEPQEAAE comes from the coding sequence ATGTATGTCGCGGTGAAGGGTGGCGAGCGCGCTATCCTGAATTCCCACAAGCTTGTGGCGGAGGAGCGTCGCGGGGACCCCGCGATCGCCGAACTCAGCCTCGCGCAGATCACCGAGCAGTTCCGCCTGGCCGTCGATCGCGTCATGAACGAGGGCTCGGTCTATGATCCCGAACTGGCGGCGCTGGCGCTGAAACAGGCCCAGGGCGACAGCGTGGAGGCCATTTTCCTCCTGCGCGCCTATCGTACCACCCTGCCGCGCATCGCGGTGTCCCGGCCCATCGAAACGGCCGGAATGGCGGTGCGCCGCCGTATCTCGGCCGCCTACAAGGACATGCCCGGCGGGCAGGTTCTCGGTCCGACCTACGACTACACCCATCGCCTGCTCGATTTCGCGCTAGCGGCGGAGGGCAACGAGGCGCCGCAGGCCGAGAAAGCCGAAACGCCCTTGCCGGAGACCATGTTGCCGGTGCTCGATATTCTCGCTCATGAGGGCCTGATCGAGGAGGAGGTCGCTGACCGGGAAGGCGAGCCCGTCTTCGACGTCACCCGCGATCCCATGTCCTTTCCCGCTGGCCGCGACCAGCGGCTGCAGAACCTCGCCCGCGGCGACGAGGGTTTCGTGCTCGGGCTCGCCTATTCGACGACGCGCGGTTATGGCGGCAGCCACCCTTTCGTGGGCGAGTTGCGGCTTGGTGAGGTTTCCGTCGAGATCGTGCCGGAAGAGCTCGGCTTTCCCATCGACATCGGCGAGATCACCGTCACCGAATGCCAGATGATCAACCAGTTCAAAGGCTCCACAGAGAAACCGCCGCAGTTCACCCGCGGCTACGGCTTGAGCTTCGGACATTGCGAGCGCAAGGCCATGGCCATGTCGCTCGTCGACCGCGCCTTGCGCTGCAAGGAGCTGGGTGAGGATGCGCTCCATCCCGCGCAGGACGACGAATTCGTCCTGTCGCATACGGACAACGTGGAGGCCGTCGGCTTCGTCACCCATTTCAAGCTGCCCCACTACGTGGATTTCCAGGCGGAGCTTGAACTCGTGCGCAAGATGCGGGCTGAGCAGGCCCGGGCCGAACCGCAGGAGGCGGCGGAATGA
- a CDS encoding ABC transporter substrate-binding protein gives MLDLSRRSFMAGSAAAATLAATGVSAQAKRPELRIAVQGLPVTLEPVNAISNVGNRISNAIFDTLIRRDFFADGSGSATALVPAIAKSWKREDARTVTVTIADGIKFHNGDVVTAKDVAFTFSADRAWGAKPMVPRGPLFSANFESVEAIDDKTVRFKTKADDFSLEKRLASWISWVVPEKLYREQGPEAFGLKPVGTGPYKLVEFIPGDRVVLEAFDDYYLGRPTASRVTFQVVPEVATRAAGLISGDYDIVCALTPDNLPLLASQSHVEARSSQIENVHLVVYQSDAPALSDKRMRQALNLSIDRDLINKTLWGGLAGITNGFQIPQYGVVYDPKRPGFKHDPAAARELVKAAGYKGEPITFRTLNDYYVNSNAAIQMMLEMWKAVGINARMEILDQWSQVLAPGLQIRNWSNGFQMPDAATPLPSDWGPKGSVQTVHGWKAPQAFNDLAAQVASMPDGDDRRGAFQRLLDIWEDEAPGAVLYRPVEIYGIRRDINWKPVSFEFMDLRPYNLSFAG, from the coding sequence ATGCTGGATCTGTCACGTCGTTCATTCATGGCGGGAAGCGCCGCTGCTGCCACGCTCGCGGCCACCGGAGTGTCGGCGCAGGCCAAGCGCCCGGAACTGCGCATCGCGGTGCAGGGGCTGCCGGTCACGCTCGAGCCCGTCAATGCCATCAGCAATGTCGGCAATCGCATCTCGAATGCGATCTTCGACACGCTCATCCGGCGCGATTTCTTTGCCGATGGCTCGGGCTCGGCAACGGCGCTGGTGCCGGCGATCGCCAAATCCTGGAAGCGCGAGGATGCGCGCACGGTCACCGTGACCATTGCCGACGGCATCAAGTTCCACAACGGCGATGTGGTCACCGCCAAGGATGTGGCGTTCACCTTCTCGGCCGATCGCGCCTGGGGCGCCAAGCCGATGGTGCCGCGCGGCCCGCTGTTTTCCGCGAATTTCGAGAGCGTGGAAGCGATCGACGACAAGACCGTGCGCTTCAAGACCAAGGCCGACGACTTCAGCCTGGAGAAGCGTCTCGCGTCGTGGATCTCCTGGGTCGTTCCGGAGAAGCTCTATCGTGAGCAGGGACCGGAAGCCTTCGGCCTGAAGCCGGTCGGTACGGGCCCCTACAAGCTCGTCGAGTTCATTCCGGGCGACCGCGTCGTTCTCGAAGCCTTCGATGATTACTATCTCGGGCGCCCGACAGCCTCGCGCGTCACCTTCCAGGTCGTGCCGGAAGTCGCCACCCGCGCCGCCGGCCTCATCAGCGGCGACTATGATATCGTCTGCGCCCTGACGCCGGACAACCTGCCGCTGCTGGCTTCCCAGTCCCATGTCGAGGCGCGTTCGTCGCAGATCGAGAACGTGCATCTCGTGGTGTACCAGTCGGACGCGCCGGCGCTGTCCGACAAGCGCATGCGCCAGGCCCTCAACCTCAGCATCGACCGCGACCTGATCAACAAGACGCTGTGGGGCGGTCTTGCCGGCATCACCAACGGCTTCCAGATCCCGCAGTATGGCGTGGTCTATGACCCAAAGCGCCCCGGGTTCAAGCATGATCCGGCCGCGGCGCGTGAACTGGTGAAGGCGGCGGGCTACAAGGGCGAGCCGATCACCTTCCGCACGTTGAACGATTACTACGTGAACTCCAACGCGGCGATCCAGATGATGCTGGAGATGTGGAAGGCCGTCGGTATCAACGCGCGGATGGAGATTCTCGACCAGTGGAGCCAGGTGCTGGCGCCGGGCCTCCAGATCCGCAACTGGTCGAACGGTTTCCAGATGCCCGACGCGGCGACCCCGCTCCCGAGCGACTGGGGTCCGAAGGGCTCCGTGCAGACCGTCCACGGCTGGAAGGCTCCCCAGGCTTTCAACGATCTCGCGGCGCAGGTCGCGAGCATGCCCGATGGCGACGATCGCCGTGGCGCCTTCCAGCGCCTGCTCGACATCTGGGAAGACGAGGCGCCCGGCGCCGTGCTCTATCGCCCGGTCGAGATCTATGGCATCCGCCGGGACATCAACTGGAAGCCTGTCAGCTTCGAGTTCATGGATCTGCGGCCTTATAATCTCTCCTTCGCGGGATGA
- the phnC gene encoding phosphonate ABC transporter ATP-binding protein, translating into MLSIRDVSRQFATKTAVDNVSLDIESGDFIGVIGRSGAGKSTLLRMINRLVEPTSGRIVFDGVDVTGLRGRELRRWRQSAAMIFQQFNLSGRLDVLTNVLMGRLNHVPAPRAVLKMWSEEDKAIALSALEQFDIAGLAAQRAESLSGGQQQRVAIARALVQEPQIVLADEPVASLDPRNTKVVMDALLRINKHYGITVLCNLHSLDLARTYCDRLIGIAAGRVVFDGAPEALTEDVARDLYGLEAEEVLGKATAIPRPQAAMASAISIPA; encoded by the coding sequence TTGCTCAGCATTCGCGATGTCTCGCGCCAGTTTGCAACGAAGACGGCCGTCGACAACGTCTCGCTGGATATTGAATCCGGGGACTTCATTGGGGTCATCGGCCGTTCCGGCGCAGGAAAATCCACCTTGCTGCGCATGATCAACCGGCTTGTGGAACCCACCAGCGGCCGCATCGTCTTTGATGGCGTTGACGTCACCGGCCTGCGTGGCCGTGAACTCCGCCGATGGCGCCAGTCCGCCGCGATGATCTTTCAGCAGTTCAACCTTTCAGGCCGGCTCGATGTGCTCACGAATGTGCTCATGGGCCGGCTTAATCATGTTCCGGCCCCGCGCGCGGTGCTGAAGATGTGGTCCGAGGAAGACAAGGCCATCGCGCTGTCGGCGCTCGAACAGTTCGACATCGCCGGCCTCGCCGCTCAACGGGCCGAAAGCCTGTCCGGCGGCCAGCAGCAGCGTGTCGCAATCGCCCGGGCCCTGGTGCAGGAGCCGCAGATCGTCCTCGCCGACGAGCCGGTCGCCTCGCTTGATCCGCGCAACACCAAGGTCGTCATGGATGCGTTGCTGCGCATCAACAAGCACTACGGCATCACCGTCCTGTGCAACCTGCATTCGCTCGATCTCGCACGGACCTATTGCGATCGCCTCATCGGCATCGCCGCTGGCCGGGTGGTCTTCGACGGCGCGCCGGAGGCGCTGACGGAAGATGTGGCGCGCGATCTCTATGGCCTGGAGGCCGAGGAAGTACTTGGAAAAGCGACCGCCATACCGCGACCGCAGGCCGCGATGGCGAGCGCCATATCCATTCCGGCGTAA
- the phnH gene encoding phosphonate C-P lyase system protein PhnH has product MTLAFDTAGLEPGFSNPVFDSQSVFRNVLNAIAYPGAIEQLAQRPGAPEGVTPAMAAVALTLCDLDTPVWRDAALSSDAVATYLRFHCGVPVVAEPAEARFALIGDAVAMPRLSAFEAGDERYPDRSATLVITVPSLTEGPRRQWSGPGIPRRRAVSVAGLPDWFWADWALNQGLYPLGVDVLFACGDAVVGLPRGIAVKE; this is encoded by the coding sequence ATGACACTTGCATTCGATACGGCCGGGCTGGAGCCCGGCTTCTCCAATCCGGTCTTCGACAGCCAGTCCGTGTTCCGCAATGTGCTGAACGCCATCGCCTATCCCGGCGCGATCGAGCAGCTCGCGCAACGGCCCGGTGCCCCCGAGGGGGTCACCCCGGCGATGGCCGCGGTCGCGCTGACGCTGTGCGATCTCGACACGCCTGTCTGGCGCGATGCGGCTTTGTCGAGCGATGCGGTGGCGACCTATCTGCGCTTCCATTGCGGCGTGCCTGTTGTGGCCGAGCCGGCGGAGGCGCGTTTCGCGCTGATCGGCGATGCGGTGGCCATGCCGCGCCTCTCGGCGTTCGAGGCCGGCGACGAGCGCTATCCCGATCGTTCGGCCACGCTCGTCATCACCGTGCCCTCGCTGACGGAGGGCCCTCGGCGCCAGTGGTCCGGACCGGGCATTCCCCGCCGTCGGGCGGTCTCGGTCGCGGGCCTGCCGGATTGGTTCTGGGCGGATTGGGCGCTCAATCAAGGGCTCTATCCGCTTGGTGTGGATGTCCTTTTTGCATGTGGCGACGCGGTCGTGGGCTTGCCCCGGGGCATCGCGGTCAAGGAGTAG
- the phnD gene encoding phosphonate ABC transporter substrate-binding protein translates to MFNRRLVIAAAVGLFTTGAAFAQDWKAQYPELTFAIIPAENASGVTERYNPLMTYLSKELGIPVKLRIANDYAAVIEGQRSGNIHIASYGPSSFARALMTGVNTEAFAIETNLDGTKGYYSVFYVKKDSPYQKIEDLKGKNLGLVDPNSTSGNNVPRFALDQMKIDPAAFFGKVVYTGSHENAVIALNQGTVDVAANWWNDEQESNLLRMARKNMVNADDFRIIFKSEQIVNSPIAMLSNLPPDLKTKIRQAFMDIQTKDKAAFDKIYEGKQGPWQPVDNTAYKPIIELNSFVDSLRKKSS, encoded by the coding sequence ATGTTCAACCGTCGTCTCGTCATCGCGGCCGCTGTCGGCCTCTTCACCACTGGCGCCGCCTTCGCGCAGGACTGGAAGGCCCAGTATCCGGAACTCACCTTCGCGATCATTCCGGCCGAGAACGCCTCGGGCGTGACCGAGCGCTACAACCCGCTGATGACGTATCTGTCCAAGGAACTCGGCATTCCGGTCAAGCTGCGCATCGCCAATGACTACGCGGCTGTCATCGAAGGCCAGCGCTCCGGCAACATCCACATCGCCTCCTACGGCCCCTCCTCCTTCGCCCGCGCGCTCATGACCGGCGTGAACACGGAAGCCTTCGCGATCGAGACCAACCTCGACGGCACGAAGGGCTACTACTCCGTATTCTACGTGAAGAAGGACAGCCCCTATCAGAAGATCGAAGATCTGAAGGGCAAGAACCTCGGCCTCGTCGACCCGAACTCCACGTCTGGTAACAACGTGCCGCGCTTCGCGCTCGACCAGATGAAGATCGACCCCGCCGCCTTCTTCGGCAAGGTCGTCTACACCGGCAGCCACGAGAACGCCGTCATCGCCCTGAACCAGGGCACCGTCGATGTCGCCGCCAACTGGTGGAACGACGAGCAGGAGTCGAACCTTCTGCGTATGGCCCGCAAGAACATGGTCAATGCCGACGATTTCCGCATCATCTTCAAGTCCGAGCAGATCGTGAACTCGCCGATCGCGATGCTCTCCAACCTTCCGCCTGACCTGAAGACCAAGATCCGCCAGGCGTTCATGGACATCCAGACGAAGGACAAGGCCGCCTTCGACAAGATCTATGAAGGCAAGCAAGGCCCCTGGCAGCCGGTCGACAACACAGCCTACAAGCCGATCATCGAGCTGAACAGCTTCGTCGACAGCCTCCGCAAGAAATCGAGCTGA
- the phnG gene encoding phosphonate C-P lyase system protein PhnG yields MRAAGHGDDAGDAARRSWLSVLARAPRDELEAAFADVPECPEHRFLRQPEIGLVMVQGRAGGSGNAFNLGEMTVTRCALQLADGTIGLGYVQGRDRRRAEIAAIIDALLQVPERRADLETVVIAPLAAAQAARRDARSRKAASTKVEFFTMVRGDNPR; encoded by the coding sequence ATGCGGGCAGCGGGGCATGGCGATGATGCCGGGGATGCGGCGAGGCGATCGTGGCTGAGCGTGCTGGCGCGCGCGCCGCGTGATGAGCTGGAGGCCGCTTTCGCGGATGTGCCGGAATGCCCGGAGCATCGGTTCCTGCGGCAGCCGGAGATAGGCCTCGTCATGGTGCAGGGGCGGGCCGGCGGCAGCGGCAATGCCTTCAATCTCGGCGAGATGACGGTGACCCGTTGCGCCCTGCAGCTCGCGGACGGCACCATTGGTCTCGGCTATGTGCAGGGGCGCGATCGTCGTCGCGCGGAGATCGCAGCGATCATCGACGCCTTGTTGCAGGTGCCGGAGCGCCGCGCCGACCTCGAGACGGTCGTGATCGCGCCGCTCGCGGCGGCGCAGGCGGCGCGGCGGGATGCCCGCAGCCGCAAGGCGGCGTCGACCAAGGTCGAGTTCTTCACGATGGTAAGGGGAGACAATCCGCGATGA
- the phnF gene encoding phosphonate metabolism transcriptional regulator PhnF, with amino-acid sequence MEASPARDGSPKARKAAPPLWQKVATALRTEIRDQTLKPGEQIMPEAALSEHFSVSRFTTRRALAELEKEGLIRIEHGRGLFVAEDIVPYAVGERTRFTDNMRRFNIAGDREILSTAIETGDSLVCERLELARGADVLVIDTLSSVDGRPMGLSQNFYPADRFRGLDTVLRETVSHTKALKAFGVQDYTRKCTWIISRMPTAREARLLKIARTRPILETQKVDIDANGRPIAFGISANCGDRMQIIIE; translated from the coding sequence ATGGAAGCATCCCCGGCCAGAGACGGATCCCCCAAGGCGCGGAAGGCGGCCCCTCCCCTTTGGCAGAAGGTCGCGACAGCCCTGCGTACCGAGATTCGTGACCAGACCCTGAAGCCCGGCGAGCAGATCATGCCGGAGGCGGCACTCTCGGAGCATTTCTCCGTCAGCCGCTTCACGACCCGCCGGGCGCTGGCCGAGCTCGAAAAGGAAGGGCTCATCCGCATCGAGCACGGACGCGGCCTCTTCGTGGCGGAAGACATCGTGCCCTATGCGGTGGGCGAGCGCACGCGTTTCACCGACAATATGCGCCGCTTCAACATCGCTGGGGACCGGGAGATTCTCTCGACGGCCATAGAGACGGGCGACTCGCTCGTCTGCGAGCGGCTGGAGCTTGCGCGCGGCGCGGATGTCCTCGTCATCGACACCTTGTCCTCGGTTGACGGGCGCCCCATGGGTCTCAGCCAGAATTTCTATCCGGCCGACCGGTTCCGTGGTCTCGATACCGTGTTGCGCGAGACGGTCTCCCATACCAAGGCCCTGAAGGCGTTCGGCGTCCAGGACTACACACGCAAATGCACCTGGATCATCAGCCGGATGCCGACAGCCCGCGAGGCCCGCCTCCTGAAGATCGCGCGAACCCGGCCTATCCTCGAGACCCAAAAAGTCGACATCGACGCCAATGGCCGCCCCATCGCTTTCGGCATCAGCGCCAACTGCGGCGATCGCATGCAGATCATCATCGAGTAG
- the phnK gene encoding phosphonate C-P lyase system protein PhnK: protein MTVAVLQKADSQPSAVSASRKPLLKVEGLNKTFGRTIACRNIDLTLYPGEVIGIVGESGSGKSTLLNCISGRLAPDGGSVAYDLRRGGGDAPLVDILTLSEPERRMLMRTDWGFVHQNPRDGLRMAVSAGGNIGERPMAIGARHYGDIRREAEDWLARVEIDIGRIDDKPRVFSGGMQQRLQIARNLVTRPRLVFMDEPTGGLDVSVQARLLDLLRGLVRDLGIAAVVVTHDLAVVRLLADRLMVMWRGDVVEEGLTDQVLDDPHHPYTQLLVSSVLQA, encoded by the coding sequence ATGACGGTCGCCGTGCTTCAGAAGGCGGATAGCCAACCTTCGGCGGTGTCCGCTAGTCGCAAGCCGCTGTTGAAGGTGGAAGGTCTCAACAAGACCTTCGGGCGCACGATCGCCTGCCGGAACATCGACCTCACGCTTTATCCCGGCGAGGTCATCGGCATCGTCGGTGAATCCGGTTCCGGCAAGTCGACCCTGCTGAATTGCATCTCGGGCAGACTGGCCCCCGACGGCGGCTCGGTGGCCTATGACCTGCGGCGCGGCGGCGGCGATGCGCCGCTCGTCGATATTCTGACCCTGTCCGAGCCCGAGCGGCGCATGCTGATGCGCACTGACTGGGGTTTCGTGCATCAGAATCCGCGCGACGGGCTGCGCATGGCGGTGAGTGCCGGCGGCAACATCGGCGAGCGGCCGATGGCCATCGGCGCGCGCCACTACGGCGACATCCGCCGGGAAGCCGAGGACTGGCTGGCCCGGGTCGAGATCGACATCGGCCGCATCGATGACAAGCCGCGCGTCTTCTCCGGCGGCATGCAGCAACGTCTGCAGATCGCCCGCAACCTCGTGACCAGGCCGCGCCTCGTCTTCATGGATGAGCCGACCGGCGGCCTCGACGTCTCGGTGCAGGCGCGCCTGCTCGATCTCCTGCGCGGGCTGGTGCGCGACCTCGGCATCGCGGCCGTGGTGGTGACCCATGATCTCGCGGTGGTGCGGCTGCTGGCCGACCGCCTGATGGTGATGTGGCGCGGCGACGTGGTGGAGGAGGGGCTCACCGACCAGGTGCTTGATGACCCCCATCATCCCTACACGCAGCTTTTGGTCTCATCCGTGTTGCAGGCTTGA